One window from the genome of Malus domestica chromosome 01, GDT2T_hap1 encodes:
- the LOC114826426 gene encoding uncharacterized protein produces MTDSVRDTLAAMRSSPNFVLWQSPFYDVKSLKGIPDSYDEFTKLRLPVTLPLSSATLTGRNMEVDWGPIPTFNDLKQFIKENPCKMEESWNSMKEMCAEMILMKEILKPGQRNLNNSSSRHVQVPSKKRENSMFVTTKGNSLGGGTSKALKALGAYLRYLEGTERDHYWWEIHEQMPCAESRDGASFTTLWSCLFSFILSRRRVYFEALKYKKERDSGFLSPFGYSSATIAATVDSVCSMEVLYQLCENCIYVLIEVAFRRLT; encoded by the exons ATGACTGATAGTGTCAGGGACACCTTGGCGGCAATGCGGTCTTCCCCCAATTTTGTGCTGTGGCAGTCTCCGTTTTATGATGTGAAG AGCTTGAAGGGTATTCCAGATTCATACGATGAATTTACCAAACTTAGATTGCCAGTAACTTTGCCACTGTCTTCCGCAACATTAACTGGTCGAAACATGGAAGTGGATTGGG GTCCCATCCCCACATTTAATGATTTGAAACAATTTATCAAAGAAAATCCATGCAAAATGGAAGAGAGTTGGAATTCAATGAAAGAGATGTGCGCtgaaatgattttgatgaaggaaattttgaagCCTGGGCAAAGAAATCTAAACAATTCGAGTTCTAGACATGTCCAGGTCCCATCAAAGAAGCGCGAGAATTCTATGTTTGTCACTACAAAGGGAAATTCTCTGGGAGGGGGGACGAGTAAAGCATTGAAAGCTTTGGGTGCATACTTGAGATATTTGGAGGGAACAGAACGTGATCACTACTGGTGGGA AATACATGAACAGATGCCCTGTGCTGAAAGTCGGGATGGAGCTTCATTTACTACTCTTTGGTCCTGCCTTTTTTCTTTTATCCTATCCAGAAGAAGAGTATATTTTGAAGCTCTCAAGTATAAGAAAGAACGAGATTCTGGATTTCTATCTCCTTTTGGATATTCATCCGCTACAATTGCCGCAACTGTTGATTCGGTGTGCTCAATGGAGGTGCTGTACCAGTTATGCGAAAATTGTATTTATGTTTTGATTGAAGTGGCTTTTCGGAGACTTACCTAA
- the LOC103440968 gene encoding cadmium/zinc-transporting ATPase HMA3-like has product MASAQGKEKPAAIKFQKSYFDVLGLCCASEVPLIENILKPLEGVKSVSVIVPSRTVIVVHDSLLISQLQIVKALNQARLEANVRVYGAGDIYKKTWPSPYAIGSGVLLVLSFLKYAYRPLGWLALGAVAVGIFPVALKCFAAIRNFRFHDINILVIIAVIGTIALKDYTEAASIVFLFTIAEWLQSSAGYRAKAVMSSLMSMAPQIAVLAESGEVVGVDEVKLNTILAVKAGEKIPIDGIVVEGKAEVDEKTLTGESYPVAKEKDSTVWAGTINLNGYISVKTTSLAEDCAVAKMAKLIEEAQNSKSRTQRFIDKCAMFYTPAVLVISVSIAVIPAALHVHNWRKWFHLALVVLVSACPCGLILSTPVVTFCTLTKAATSGLLIKGGDYIEILAKVKIMAFDKTGTITRGEFVVMDFQSLRDDISLNTLLYWVSSIERKSSHPMADALVDYGRLFSVEPNPENVEEFQNFPGEGIHGKIDGQDIYIGNRKIALRAACEIVPTIEGSKGGKRIGYIYSGGAPAGVFMISDACRSGAAEALKELKKLGIKTAMLTGDSNAAALHTNEQLKQALEVVQAELLPEDKARIIREFKMEGNTAMVGDGINDAPALATADIGISMGISGSALAQETGNIILLSNDIRKLPKAVQLARRANRKVIENVALSITAKASILALGFAGHPLVWAAVLADAGTCLLVIFNSMLLLQGTNKHGGKTSAPHGHKHGSHGHGHKHGSHGHGHKHGSHGHGHKHGSHGHSHSHKNQHCCSDSIPVKVCKPQKCSSQKCGSECHPSPLNSSFPCKLKCSDDLHEARHCDETSCIKVSHDLESQNKHNHGCLRHHNFSSCAEGDKLHEEKHCNHSASSLVEIQKLTSKGHCHTTHCGKEHSRNEGDGVHEEKHCNYSAFALHESEKLTSSVHCHSSHCGKEHVRNEDDAIHEPKHCNHSTFSLEESRKLTSTGHCHSTQCGKDHIHNESLGETFATRCDHQPHHNQDKQSPPHHTTIDIVAGCNRTESAATNSCIGSRTAEKEACCSELVAIHACVLEKREVGGCCKSYMKECCGGHGHVGSSFQGCLSEITME; this is encoded by the exons ATGGCTTCTGCCCAGGGAAAAGAAAAGCCAGCAGCCATAAAGTTTCAGAAGAGCTACTTTGATGTGTTGGGGTTGTGCTGCGCATCAGAAGTTCCTCTGATAGAGAATATCCTCAAGCCTCTTGAAGGTGTGAAATCGGTTTCAGTGATTGTGCCTTCCAGAACTGTCATTGTTGTCCATGATAGCCTTCTCATTTCCCAGCTTCAAATCG TTAAGGCACTAAACCAAGCAAGGCTAGAAGCAAATGTGAGAGTGTATGGGGCAGGGGACATTTACAAGAAAACGTGGCCAAGTCCATATGCAATTGGTAGTGGCGTGTTACTGGTTCTATCATTTCTCAAGTACGCATATCGGCCATTAGGGTGGTTGGCCCTTGGAGCCGTGGCCGTTGGCATTTTCCCCGTTGCTTTGAAATGTTTTGCGGCTATTCGGAATTTCAGGTTTCATGACATCAACATTCTTGTTATCATTGCCG TAATTGGGACAATTGCTTTGAAGGACTATACAGAAGCTGCCTCGATTGTCTTTCTGTTCACCATTGCAGAGTGGCTCCAGTCTTCTGCAGGTTACAGG GCAAAAGCAGTGATGTCGTCGTTGATGAGCATGGCCCCCCAAATAGCAGTCTTAGCAGAGAGTGGAGAAGTTGTGGGTGTTGATGAGGTAAAGTTGAACACAATTCTTGCTGTTAAGGCCGGCGAAAAGATACCGATTGATGGAATAGTTGTTGAAGGAAAAGCTGAAGTCGATGAGAAAACACTAACTGGAGAATCCTATCCAGTTGCCAAAGAAAAGGACTCCACTGTTTGGGCAGGCACTATCAATCTTAATG GTTATATTAGCGTGAAAACTACATCATTGGCTGAAGATTGTGCGGTCGCCAAAATGGCAAAACTCATCGAAGAGGCTCAAAACAGCAAATCCAGAACTCAAAGATTCATTGACAAATGTGCAATGTTCTATACCCCAG CGGTCCTGGTCATTTCTGTTTCTATCGCGGTGATTCCAGCTGCATTACATGTTCACAATTGGAGAAAGTGGTTTCACTTAGCTTTGGTTGTTTTAGTGAGCGCCTGTCCGTGCGGTCTCATCCTCTCTACACCCGTTGTGACTTTCTGCACGCTCACAAAAGCGGCAACATCTGGACTTCTGATCAAAGGAGGTGACTACATTGAGATACTTGCTAAAGTCAAGATCATGGCTTTTGACAAAACTGGTACAATAACAaggggtgaatttgtggtgatGGATTTTCAATCTCTTCGTGATGACATTAGCTTGAACACATTGCTTTACTG GGTTTCAAGCATTGAGAGGAAGTCAAGTCATCCAATGGCAGATGCGCTGGTTGACTATGGAAGATTGTTTTCGGTCGAGCCAAACCCTGAGAATGTGGAggagtttcaaaattttcccGGCGAAGGTATTCATGGGAAAATTGATGGACAAGATATCTACATTGGAAACAGAAAAATAGCTTTGAGAGCTGCTTGTGAAATAG TTCCAACAATTGAAGGTTCGAAAGGTGGGAAGAGGATTGGATACATATACTCTGGGGGAGCCCCTGCTGGAGTCTTTATGATATCTGATGCTTGTCGATCTGGGGCTGCAGAGGCTCTCAAGGAGCTAAAGAAGTTAGGCATTAAAACAGCTATGCTCACAGGAGATAGTAATGCTGCCGCATTGCATACAAATGAGCAG CTTAAGCAAGCTCTCGAGGTAGTCCAGGCAGAACTTCTACCTGAAGACAAGGCAAGAATCATTAGAGAATTTAAAATGGAAGGAAACACAGCAATGGTTGGAGACGGGATCAATGATGCCCCTGCTTTAGCTACTGCCGATATTGGTATCTCAATGGGCATTTCAGGATCAGCCCTTGCTCAAGAAACTGGGAATATAATTTTACTgtcaaatgacattaggaaactACCGAAAGCAGTCCAACTTGCGAGAAGAGCTAATAGAAAAGTGATTGAGAATGTGGCTTTGTCAATCACTGCTAAGGCTAGTATCCTTGCACTGGGATTTGCAGGGCATCCGCTTGTTTGGGCTGCAGTTCTTGCTGATGCCGGGACATGCTTGCTTGTGATATTCAACAGCATGCTACTCTTACAAGGAACCAACAAGCATGGAGGGAAAACTTCTGCACCACATGGCCATAAACATGGAAGCCATGGACATGGCCATAAACATGGAAGCCATGGACATGGCCATAAACATGGAAGCCATGGACATGGCCATAAACATGGAAGCCATGGACATAGCCATTCTCACAAAAACCAACATTGTTGCTCGGACAGCATACCCGTAAAAGTCTGTAAACCTCAAAAGTGTTCCTCGCAGAAATGCGGATCAGAGTGCCATCCTAGTCCCTTAAATTCAAGCTTTCCTTGTAAGCTTAAGTGCAGTGATGACTTACACGAGGCACGACACTGTGATGAAACAAGCTGCATCAAAGTCAGTCATGATCTCGAGTCACAGAATAAACACAATCATGGTTGTTTGAGGCATCATAATTTCAGCTCATGCGCAGAAGGTGATAAACTTCACGAGGAAAAACACTGCAATCATTCTGCTTCTTCTTTGGTGGAAATTCAAAAGTTGACAAGTAAAGGTCATTGCCACACGACCCACTGCGGCAAAGAGCACAGCAGAAATGAAGGTGATGGAGTCCATGAGGAAAAACACTGCAATTattctgcttttgctttgcaCGAAAGCGAAAAATTGACAAGTAGTGTTCATTGCCACTCAagccactgtggaaaggagcaTGTTAGAAACGAAGATGATGCAATCCATGAGCCAAAACACTGCAACCATTCTACTTTTTCCTTGGAGGAAAGCAGAAAGTTGACAAGTACTGGTCATTGCCACTCAACTCAATGTGGCAAAGATCATATTCACAATGAATCGTTAGGAGAAACGTTTGCCACAAGATGTGATCATCAGCCCCACCATAATCAAGACAAACAATCACCCCCTCATCACACGACGATTGATATTGTAGCGGGTTGCAACCGCACAGAATCAGCCGCAACGAATTCTTGCATTGGCTCCCGGACAGCGGAAAAGGAAGCATGTTGCTCAGAATTAGTAGCAATTCATGCTTGTGTGTTGGAGAAAAGAGAAGTCGGTGGGTGCTGTAAAAGCTACATGAAGGAATGCTGTGGTGGTCATGGGCATGTTGGTTCTAGCTTTCAGGGTTGTTTATCAGAAATCACAATGGAATAG